The Candidatus Hydrogenedentota bacterium genome includes a window with the following:
- a CDS encoding alpha-hydroxy-acid oxidizing protein, whose amino-acid sequence MSTDREKVWVCVVCGYIHRGPEPPDECPVCGADATQFEEEAAPSPKVAASAVWVCLVCGYEESGPEPPGECPQCGAGPDDFEKKAAASEQAPKADPNAVDPEYLGAWRRDRDEAEPRMARIQQQALTGTGEITAMRTRREVPGWEAVLFKGAQLHRLPLNEDEPVSLRTVLGPGARKPVTLELPFYVSHMSFGALSREAKMALARGAKRVGTAMGSGEGGLLPEERAEAGIYIYEIGTADFSWREDAVRQADAVEIKIGQAAKPGLGGHLPKAKITPEIAAIRGIPSDRDAVSPGRPFHLKAPGDLAATVARLREWIDGRPVGVKIAACHIEEDLEIALAAGPDFITVDCRGGGTGAGPVFVKDNTCLPPVYAVHRARRFLDNAGTGVTLCVTGGFRDSADIAKALALGADAVALATASLMAIGCQQYRVCHTGKCPVGITTQDPALRARLDVEQSARRFVNFASVLRHELEAFARINGRADIHDLDRLDLVTTSDDLTRHAGIEHV is encoded by the coding sequence ATGTCCACTGACAGGGAGAAGGTGTGGGTCTGCGTGGTGTGCGGGTACATCCACCGGGGGCCGGAACCGCCGGACGAGTGCCCGGTCTGCGGCGCGGATGCGACGCAGTTCGAGGAGGAGGCTGCGCCCTCGCCAAAGGTGGCGGCGTCCGCCGTGTGGGTGTGCCTGGTCTGCGGCTACGAGGAAAGCGGCCCGGAACCGCCGGGCGAGTGCCCCCAGTGCGGCGCCGGGCCGGACGACTTCGAGAAGAAGGCCGCCGCGTCGGAGCAGGCCCCGAAAGCGGACCCGAACGCCGTGGACCCGGAGTATCTCGGGGCGTGGCGTCGGGACCGGGACGAGGCCGAACCGCGCATGGCGCGCATCCAGCAGCAGGCGCTGACCGGCACGGGCGAGATCACGGCCATGCGCACCCGGCGCGAGGTCCCCGGCTGGGAGGCGGTGCTGTTCAAGGGCGCGCAATTGCACCGGCTGCCGCTGAACGAGGACGAGCCGGTGTCCCTGCGCACGGTGCTGGGGCCGGGCGCGCGGAAACCGGTCACGCTGGAGCTGCCGTTCTATGTGTCGCACATGTCCTTCGGGGCGCTGTCGCGCGAGGCGAAAATGGCGCTGGCGCGCGGCGCGAAGCGGGTTGGCACGGCCATGGGTTCGGGTGAGGGCGGGCTGCTTCCCGAGGAGCGGGCCGAGGCGGGAATTTACATCTACGAAATCGGCACGGCGGACTTTTCATGGCGCGAGGACGCGGTGCGCCAGGCGGACGCGGTGGAGATCAAGATAGGCCAGGCCGCGAAGCCCGGACTGGGCGGGCATCTCCCCAAGGCGAAGATCACGCCGGAGATTGCGGCGATTCGCGGGATTCCAAGCGACCGGGACGCCGTGTCGCCGGGCCGGCCCTTCCACCTGAAGGCGCCGGGGGACCTGGCGGCCACGGTGGCGCGGCTCCGCGAATGGATAGACGGGCGGCCCGTGGGGGTGAAGATCGCGGCGTGCCACATCGAGGAGGACCTGGAAATCGCGCTGGCGGCGGGTCCGGATTTCATCACCGTGGACTGCCGGGGCGGCGGCACGGGCGCGGGTCCGGTTTTTGTGAAGGACAACACCTGCCTGCCGCCGGTGTACGCGGTGCACCGGGCGCGGCGCTTTCTGGACAACGCGGGCACCGGGGTGACGCTCTGCGTGACGGGCGGCTTCCGGGACAGCGCGGACATCGCGAAGGCGCTGGCCCTGGGGGCGGACGCGGTGGCGCTGGCCACGGCGTCGCTCATGGCCATCGGCTGCCAGCAGTACCGGGTGTGCCACACGGGGAAATGCCCCGTGGGGATCACCACCCAGGACCCGGCCCTGCGCGCGCGGCTTGATGTGGAGCAGTCGGCCCGGCGGTTCGTGAATTTCGCCTCTGTCCTGCGGCACGAGCTGGAGGCGTTTGCGCGGATTAACGGGCGCGCGGACATCCATGATTTGGACCGGTTGGACCTGGTGACGACAAGCGACGACCTGACCCGGCATGCGGGCATAGAGCACGTGTGA
- a CDS encoding deoxyhypusine synthase family protein has translation MPPRKLHDGRSDGLMPLESLDLSQVGSFAGLVRAMAKTAFGGRQLGGALDVFLAMARDPGCRVVLTLSGAMTVAKQGRIICELIDRGLVDAVVATGALMAHGLTESIGLAHYAVNPDADDTELFEKGYNRIYDTLEMESNLNDVCELVARVLATYQPEDGVWSSARFCRAVGEELDRLDQGPGILRSAFRKGVPVFIPAFTDSEMGLDFSTWAMGAALSQRGLVDSDTLLDPAEVFEAIPPYNPFLDLQEYARFIGRAESLGIFTVGGGVPRNWAQQVAPYFDITADRLGIRLPEPRFKYGVRLCPEPVQWGGLSGCTYSEGISWGKFLPPAQGGQFAEVLSDATVVWPLLMKAAFEILDGAAE, from the coding sequence ATGCCCCCAAGAAAACTCCATGACGGCCGTTCCGACGGTTTAATGCCGCTGGAAAGCCTTGATTTGAGTCAGGTAGGCTCGTTCGCCGGGCTGGTGCGCGCGATGGCCAAGACGGCCTTCGGCGGGCGCCAGCTCGGCGGCGCCCTTGACGTGTTTCTCGCCATGGCCCGCGACCCCGGCTGCCGGGTCGTGCTCACCCTGTCCGGCGCGATGACCGTCGCCAAGCAGGGCCGCATCATCTGCGAGCTGATTGACCGGGGCCTCGTGGACGCCGTGGTCGCCACGGGCGCCCTCATGGCGCACGGCCTCACCGAGTCCATCGGCCTCGCCCATTACGCGGTGAATCCCGACGCGGACGACACGGAACTCTTCGAGAAGGGCTACAACCGCATCTACGACACCCTTGAGATGGAGTCGAACCTGAACGACGTGTGCGAGCTCGTCGCGCGCGTGCTGGCCACCTACCAGCCCGAGGACGGCGTGTGGTCCTCCGCGCGCTTCTGCCGCGCCGTCGGCGAGGAGCTGGACCGCCTGGACCAGGGGCCGGGAATCCTCCGCAGCGCCTTCCGAAAAGGCGTGCCCGTGTTCATCCCGGCCTTCACGGACAGCGAGATGGGCCTGGATTTCTCCACCTGGGCCATGGGCGCCGCCCTCTCGCAGCGCGGCCTGGTGGACAGCGACACGCTTCTGGACCCGGCGGAGGTCTTTGAGGCCATCCCCCCGTACAACCCCTTCCTTGACCTGCAGGAATACGCCCGCTTCATCGGCCGGGCCGAATCCCTCGGCATCTTCACTGTGGGCGGCGGCGTCCCCCGGAATTGGGCGCAGCAGGTGGCCCCCTATTTCGACATCACCGCCGACCGTCTGGGCATCCGGCTCCCCGAGCCCCGGTTCAAGTACGGCGTGCGCCTCTGCCCCGAGCCGGTGCAGTGGGGCGGCCTCTCCGGATGCACCTATTCCGAGGGCATAAGCTGGGGCAAGTTCCTGCCCCCCGCACAGGGCGGGCAATTCGCCGAGGTCCTCAGCGACGCCACCGTCGTGTGGCCCCTCCTCATGAAGGCCGCCTTCGAAATCCTCGACGGCGCCGCCGAATAA
- a CDS encoding S-adenosylmethionine decarboxylase — protein sequence MARELCLNDRLVLEVMARSAERAGATVVSQIRYKFGQESPPGFTAVVMLDESHCSAHTYADLGLIALDVFTCGNTEPRDVLRYIREELDLGDVTVKECGRFTVSDPVSMTPLHEQAAALAC from the coding sequence GTGGCCCGTGAACTCTGCCTCAACGACCGGCTTGTGCTGGAAGTGATGGCGCGTTCCGCTGAGCGGGCCGGAGCCACCGTGGTCTCCCAGATCCGGTACAAATTCGGCCAGGAATCCCCGCCCGGTTTCACAGCCGTTGTGATGCTCGATGAGAGCCACTGCTCCGCGCACACCTACGCGGACTTGGGACTCATCGCGCTCGACGTGTTCACCTGCGGGAACACTGAGCCGCGCGACGTGCTGCGGTACATCCGTGAGGAATTGGACCTCGGCGACGTGACCGTGAAGGAATGCGGCCGTTTCACCGTGTCCGATCCGGTTTCCATGACCCCCCTCCATGAACAGGCGGCCGCCCTGGCCTGCTGA
- a CDS encoding sulfatase: protein MNRREFLGAVGAGAVGAALGAGDGVSAGRRPNLVFVFADQWRAQAFGFAGDPNARTPHLDRLAGESLRFTHAVSGCPVCSPYRASLLTGQYWLTHGIFMNDVPLRDDAVSFAEALSAGGYDTAYIGKWHLDGRGRSSFIPPERRQGFDFWRVQECTHDYNNSHYYADDPEPRVWPGYDAEAQTVEAARYISGAAAGDRPFALFLSWGPPHDPYDTAPAAWREGFRPEDIVLRPNVPEASAEEARRVLAGYYAHCAALDACMGRLTGTLESSGIADNTLLVFTSDHGDMLGSQGMVKKQKPFDESIRVPLLARWPERFGRAGRDAETLVNTPDLMPTVLGLLGVAAPEAVEGADYSAALLRGETPRPEGALLACVTPFGEWTRERGGREYRGVRTARHTYVRGLEGPWLLFDNEADPHQTENLCGKAAHAETERALDGLLSRMLAERGDEFLPGDEYVRRMGYVVDKTGTVAYKP from the coding sequence ATGAACCGGCGTGAATTTCTGGGCGCGGTGGGCGCGGGCGCGGTGGGCGCGGCCCTGGGCGCGGGTGACGGAGTGTCGGCGGGGCGGCGTCCCAACCTGGTCTTTGTCTTCGCGGATCAATGGCGGGCGCAGGCTTTTGGCTTTGCTGGGGACCCGAACGCCCGCACACCGCATCTGGACCGGCTTGCCGGGGAGAGCCTGCGTTTCACCCACGCCGTGTCCGGATGCCCGGTCTGCTCACCCTACCGGGCCAGCCTGCTGACGGGGCAGTACTGGCTGACCCACGGCATTTTCATGAACGACGTGCCGCTCCGGGATGACGCGGTGTCCTTTGCGGAGGCCTTGTCCGCCGGGGGCTACGACACGGCCTACATCGGCAAGTGGCATCTGGACGGGCGGGGCCGGTCGAGCTTCATCCCGCCGGAGCGCCGCCAGGGTTTTGACTTCTGGCGGGTGCAGGAATGTACCCACGACTACAACAACTCGCACTATTACGCGGACGATCCGGAGCCGAGGGTGTGGCCGGGTTATGACGCGGAGGCGCAGACGGTGGAGGCGGCGCGGTACATTTCAGGGGCGGCGGCGGGGGACCGGCCCTTCGCGCTTTTCCTTTCGTGGGGTCCGCCGCACGACCCCTACGACACGGCGCCCGCCGCGTGGCGCGAGGGGTTCCGCCCGGAGGACATCGTCCTGCGCCCCAACGTGCCGGAGGCGTCCGCGGAGGAGGCGCGGCGGGTGCTGGCGGGGTATTACGCGCACTGCGCCGCGCTGGACGCCTGCATGGGGCGGCTGACGGGGACGCTGGAGTCGTCGGGCATCGCGGACAACACCCTGCTGGTGTTCACATCGGACCACGGGGACATGCTCGGGTCGCAGGGCATGGTGAAGAAGCAGAAGCCCTTCGACGAGTCCATCCGGGTGCCGCTGCTGGCGCGGTGGCCGGAGCGGTTTGGCCGCGCCGGGCGCGACGCGGAGACGCTGGTGAACACGCCGGACCTGATGCCGACGGTGCTGGGCCTGCTGGGTGTGGCGGCGCCGGAGGCTGTGGAGGGCGCGGACTATTCCGCCGCGCTGCTGCGCGGGGAGACGCCCCGTCCGGAGGGCGCGCTGCTGGCCTGCGTCACCCCCTTCGGCGAATGGACCCGCGAGCGGGGCGGGCGCGAGTACCGGGGCGTCCGCACGGCGCGGCACACCTATGTGCGCGGGCTGGAGGGTCCGTGGCTGCTCTTTGACAACGAGGCCGACCCGCACCAGACGGAGAATCTCTGCGGCAAGGCGGCGCATGCGGAGACGGAGCGGGCGCTGGATGGACTGCTGTCGCGCATGCTGGCGGAGCGCGGGGACGAGTTCCTGCCGGGGGACGAGTATGTGCGGCGGATGGGGTATGTGGTGGACAAGACGGGGACGGTGGCGTACAAGCCGTGA
- a CDS encoding type II secretion system protein codes for MKRRGFTLLELLVVLSILGVVSTIGVTMLFRIMDHWDRTTRTMVLELLAGNALNAIREDCARTLSSKTSGGGFKYSRSQAEYEYPFGVVRCDNDQMTLPVAERNLRSREWTRKNVSYSVDWNGGNMPRLMRKSTEGDNSFGMAVAEGVIGMRIELHDDREWVRGSMNTPLPKILRVSLTMMDPARPDITVTRTATFNLHVN; via the coding sequence ATGAAACGCCGCGGCTTCACCCTCCTGGAACTGCTCGTCGTCCTCTCCATCCTCGGCGTGGTCTCCACCATCGGCGTGACCATGCTCTTCCGAATCATGGACCACTGGGACAGGACCACCCGCACCATGGTGCTGGAATTGCTGGCGGGCAATGCGCTGAACGCCATCCGCGAGGACTGCGCCCGGACGCTTTCGTCCAAGACTTCCGGCGGGGGGTTCAAATACAGTCGCAGCCAGGCAGAGTATGAATACCCCTTTGGCGTGGTGCGCTGCGACAATGACCAAATGACCCTCCCCGTCGCTGAGCGAAACCTGCGTTCGCGGGAATGGACGCGGAAAAATGTCTCGTATTCGGTTGACTGGAATGGGGGGAACATGCCCCGGCTGATGCGGAAATCAACGGAGGGTGACAACTCCTTTGGCATGGCAGTGGCCGAGGGGGTCATCGGCATGCGCATCGAATTGCATGACGACAGGGAATGGGTGCGCGGCTCCATGAACACCCCCCTGCCCAAAATATTGCGCGTGAGCCTCACCATGATGGACCCCGCAAGGCCGGACATCACCGTCACCCGGACCGCAACCTTCAACCTGCATGTGAACTGA
- a CDS encoding type II secretion system F family protein: MADTPEKNGAGRVRRVTGKRKPAEEAPLQESGGPGGLQTLLSAGGIHHADITVFLRQLIMLLESGTPILKSLRTLARRGKRAGVRDLVVDIAAFVENGSPLWAAFERHPRHFDAVFVSLIKASEASGTLTTVLRRLVDYRTARELLRKRVRSAMIYPVLLVVACLAAMLVISSFVVPVFADFFSRAGLEVPGPTRFLIAASEVARVAWWVPIAALLVLLFAYKLWYVRNPLRRLTADRLKLGIPLIGPIIHKNALVEMTRTLGLLLRSGLSMMASLDLTRNAIHNRAVAESLQAMRNSVERGGGLEEPMRQSAVIPDEVTDMIATGEESGRVDAVAEQIADIYEEEVSIAVAGLGEALQPVFTLVIGLAVLILFVALFLPMIGMIDQLGAS, encoded by the coding sequence ATGGCAGACACACCCGAAAAGAACGGCGCGGGACGCGTGCGGCGGGTGACGGGGAAGCGCAAGCCGGCGGAGGAGGCCCCGCTTCAGGAATCCGGCGGGCCCGGCGGCCTCCAGACCCTGCTCAGCGCGGGCGGCATCCACCATGCCGACATCACTGTCTTCCTCCGGCAGCTCATCATGCTGCTGGAGTCGGGCACGCCCATCCTCAAATCCCTGCGGACCCTGGCCCGGCGGGGCAAGCGCGCCGGTGTGCGCGACCTGGTCGTGGACATCGCCGCATTCGTGGAGAACGGCAGCCCCCTCTGGGCGGCCTTTGAACGGCATCCCCGCCATTTTGACGCCGTCTTTGTAAGCCTCATCAAGGCCAGCGAGGCCAGCGGCACGCTCACCACCGTGCTCCGGCGGCTGGTGGACTACCGCACGGCCCGCGAGCTGCTCAGAAAGCGCGTCCGCAGCGCCATGATATACCCCGTGCTGCTCGTCGTCGCCTGCCTGGCCGCCATGCTGGTCATCTCCTCCTTCGTGGTCCCCGTCTTCGCCGACTTCTTCAGCCGCGCGGGGCTGGAAGTTCCCGGGCCGACCCGCTTCCTCATCGCGGCGTCGGAGGTCGCGCGCGTGGCATGGTGGGTGCCCATCGCGGCGCTCCTAGTGCTCCTCTTCGCCTACAAGCTCTGGTACGTCCGGAACCCCCTGCGGCGGCTCACGGCGGACCGGCTCAAGCTGGGCATCCCCCTCATCGGCCCCATCATCCACAAGAACGCCCTCGTCGAGATGACCCGCACCCTGGGCCTGCTCCTCCGGAGCGGCCTGTCCATGATGGCCAGCCTCGACCTCACCCGGAACGCCATACACAACCGCGCCGTGGCCGAGTCCCTCCAGGCCATGCGCAACTCCGTCGAGCGCGGCGGCGGCCTCGAGGAGCCCATGCGGCAGAGCGCGGTCATCCCCGACGAGGTCACCGACATGATTGCCACCGGCGAGGAGTCCGGACGGGTGGACGCCGTGGCCGAACAGATCGCCGACATTTACGAGGAGGAGGTCTCCATCGCCGTGGCCGGGCTCGGCGAGGCGCTCCAGCCCGTCTTCACCCTCGTCATCGGCCTCGCCGTGCTCATCCTCTTCGTCGCCCTCTTCCTCCCCATGATTGGCATGATTGACCAGTTGGGCGCCTCTTGA
- a CDS encoding Gfo/Idh/MocA family oxidoreductase, translating to MSHPTRRTFLAASAALAAGAALGVSADTPKLRICIIGDTKQGGYGHDLHLAWAVRKDVEIVALSDPDEAGRARRAAEAGAARTYADYREMLEKEKPDLVTVGPRTTVNHREYVLAAAACGAHGFIEKPLASDLAEADAMAAAVDAKGLKWAIAFNFRTVPEVQHALHMVREGLVGKVMELRGRGKEDHRSGGEDLVVLGTHIFDAMRQFAGDPRWCQATAMVDGRVAGRGDIREATEPLGPVVGDSIQAVFGFDGGVTATFATLKNPAGNKGRWGLDVFGTEGVLSIRNEGGGAPAVRVLRSPGWMPDPGKGIGWEPLPDAPATVYHHPSADRYAPITDDLVAAIRENRAPAVSLHDGLKAVEMVSAVFASCVTGNRVELPLRERAHPLG from the coding sequence ATGAGCCATCCCACACGCCGTACATTTTTGGCCGCAAGCGCGGCGCTGGCCGCCGGGGCGGCGCTGGGTGTGTCCGCCGACACGCCGAAGCTGCGCATCTGCATCATTGGCGACACGAAACAGGGCGGTTACGGCCACGATCTGCACCTGGCGTGGGCAGTCCGCAAGGATGTTGAAATCGTAGCCCTCAGCGACCCGGACGAGGCGGGCCGCGCCAGGCGCGCCGCCGAGGCGGGCGCGGCCCGCACCTATGCCGACTACCGGGAGATGCTTGAGAAGGAAAAACCGGACCTGGTGACGGTCGGTCCGCGCACCACGGTGAACCACCGGGAGTATGTGCTTGCGGCGGCGGCGTGCGGCGCCCATGGCTTCATCGAGAAACCCCTGGCTTCGGACCTGGCCGAGGCGGACGCCATGGCGGCGGCGGTGGACGCGAAGGGGCTCAAGTGGGCGATTGCCTTCAACTTCCGCACGGTGCCGGAGGTTCAGCATGCCCTGCACATGGTCCGGGAGGGGCTGGTGGGCAAGGTGATGGAACTGCGCGGGCGCGGCAAGGAGGACCACCGTTCCGGCGGTGAGGACCTGGTGGTGCTGGGCACGCACATATTCGACGCCATGCGGCAGTTTGCGGGGGACCCGCGCTGGTGCCAGGCCACGGCCATGGTGGACGGCCGGGTGGCGGGCCGCGGCGACATCCGCGAGGCGACGGAACCCCTCGGGCCGGTGGTCGGGGACAGCATCCAGGCGGTGTTCGGGTTTGACGGCGGGGTCACAGCCACCTTTGCGACGCTGAAGAATCCGGCGGGCAACAAGGGCCGCTGGGGACTGGATGTGTTCGGCACGGAGGGGGTGCTGTCCATCCGCAACGAGGGCGGCGGCGCCCCGGCGGTGCGGGTGCTGCGGAGTCCGGGCTGGATGCCGGACCCCGGAAAAGGAATTGGATGGGAACCGCTGCCGGACGCCCCGGCCACGGTCTACCATCACCCCTCGGCGGACCGATACGCGCCCATCACGGATGACTTGGTGGCGGCGATACGGGAGAACCGCGCGCCCGCCGTGAGCCTGCACGACGGGCTGAAGGCGGTGGAGATGGTGTCGGCTGTGTTCGCGTCGTGCGTCACCGGGAACCGGGTGGAACTGCCGCTCCGGGAACGGGCGCACCCGCTGGGCTGA
- a CDS encoding prepilin-type N-terminal cleavage/methylation domain-containing protein produces MTVEKASSKRAGGFTLLEVVVALTVVSVAVTVLVSVFGASLTLSRNARDRAVALEVAQTTLNEIVRFPAHFVWDRQAGDAASFPVRLQGEPPPGGYPVSPPDVLYQTEAARQRAENRYARFRWTAFARIPDPGAAAYEVTVLVNISGADRNRTLSLTTLVPAAGVDALRGGAP; encoded by the coding sequence ATGACCGTGGAGAAAGCGTCCAGCAAAAGAGCGGGCGGGTTTACCCTCCTTGAGGTGGTCGTCGCGCTGACCGTGGTCAGTGTCGCCGTCACCGTCCTTGTCAGTGTCTTCGGCGCCAGCCTCACCCTCTCCCGGAACGCCCGTGACCGCGCCGTCGCCCTCGAAGTTGCCCAGACCACGCTGAACGAAATCGTGCGGTTCCCGGCACATTTCGTCTGGGACCGCCAGGCGGGAGACGCCGCCAGTTTTCCCGTGCGCCTGCAAGGGGAACCGCCCCCCGGCGGCTACCCCGTAAGCCCGCCCGATGTGCTGTATCAAACGGAAGCCGCGCGGCAACGCGCGGAAAACCGTTATGCGCGGTTCCGCTGGACCGCCTTCGCCCGGATTCCGGACCCCGGCGCGGCGGCCTATGAGGTCACGGTCCTCGTGAACATCTCGGGCGCGGACCGCAACAGGACGCTCTCCCTCACCACGCTCGTGCCCGCCGCCGGGGTGGACGCATTGCGGGGGGGCGCGCCATGA
- a CDS encoding rubrerythrin family protein, whose translation MGSMDNLKAAFAGESQANRKYLAFAKKAEQEGYPQVAKLFRAAAEAETVHAHAHLRAMGGITDTVSHLEQAIAGEGHEFQEMYPPFVATAVEEGNKKAEISFKNAMVVEEVHHGLYAGALESVKAGKDLPAAAIHVCEICGHTIVGGELPDRCPVCNAPKERFFEVK comes from the coding sequence ATGGGCAGCATGGATAATCTGAAGGCGGCGTTTGCCGGGGAAAGCCAGGCGAACCGGAAGTACCTTGCCTTTGCGAAGAAGGCGGAGCAGGAGGGGTATCCGCAGGTGGCGAAGCTGTTCCGGGCTGCGGCGGAGGCGGAAACGGTGCACGCGCACGCGCATTTGCGGGCCATGGGCGGCATCACGGACACGGTGTCGCACCTTGAGCAGGCGATAGCGGGCGAGGGGCACGAGTTCCAGGAGATGTACCCACCCTTCGTGGCCACGGCCGTCGAGGAGGGGAACAAGAAGGCGGAGATCAGCTTCAAGAACGCCATGGTCGTGGAGGAGGTCCACCACGGGCTGTACGCCGGGGCGCTGGAGTCGGTGAAGGCGGGGAAGGACCTTCCGGCCGCGGCCATCCACGTGTGCGAGATTTGCGGGCACACCATCGTCGGCGGCGAGTTGCCGGACCGCTGCCCCGTGTGCAACGCGCCGAAGGAGCGTTTCTTCGAGGTAAAATAA